The following coding sequences lie in one Saccharopolyspora hordei genomic window:
- a CDS encoding 3,4-dihydroxy-2-butanone-4-phosphate synthase — translation MGTDTGRAESALSAVAAGEPVVLVDRDGHGVLAFAAGHATTSLLAFTVRHTSGFVRVALRAETCDRLDLPPMYGSDEIHRVTVDLDGHGTGISAADRAATIAALADPSSTPELFTRPGHVVPVLAREGGVLLDDSTVQATSDLAELAGSAPAGAFCELVSAEDPLGISGPDEAGLFAAEHGLALLSIGDLVAYRRRCAPGLRRGRRSSVTTAYGRFDTLDYTTPSGEVHTALLAGTPEDGVDVPVHLRRPCLAREALGPQACPCGRQTDAAILAIAARGRGVVLNLRQASPPSTCTEQDADSFESDVDAAIGILSDLNIRSFQLIPEHRDGRPRAGTAVGSGAVSR, via the coding sequence ATGGGAACCGACACTGGACGCGCTGAATCCGCGCTGTCCGCGGTGGCGGCGGGAGAACCGGTGGTGCTCGTCGATCGCGACGGGCACGGCGTGCTGGCGTTCGCGGCCGGTCACGCGACCACGAGTCTGCTGGCCTTCACCGTCCGGCACACGTCGGGTTTCGTCCGCGTCGCCCTGCGCGCCGAGACGTGCGACCGGCTGGATCTGCCTCCGATGTACGGCAGCGACGAGATCCACCGCGTGACGGTGGATCTCGACGGCCACGGCACCGGGATCTCCGCCGCCGACCGGGCCGCCACCATCGCCGCCCTGGCGGACCCGTCGAGCACGCCCGAGCTGTTCACCCGTCCCGGACACGTGGTCCCGGTGCTGGCACGCGAGGGCGGAGTTCTGCTGGACGACAGCACTGTGCAGGCCACCTCCGACCTCGCCGAACTGGCCGGTTCGGCTCCTGCGGGCGCCTTCTGCGAACTCGTGTCGGCCGAGGACCCGCTGGGCATCTCCGGCCCGGACGAGGCCGGGCTGTTCGCCGCCGAGCACGGCCTGGCGCTGCTGTCGATCGGTGACCTCGTGGCCTATCGCCGACGCTGCGCTCCCGGACTCCGGCGCGGCAGGCGTTCGTCGGTGACCACCGCCTACGGCCGCTTCGACACCCTCGACTACACCACGCCGTCCGGCGAGGTCCACACCGCGTTGCTGGCCGGAACGCCGGAGGACGGCGTCGACGTGCCGGTGCACCTGCGCCGCCCCTGCCTGGCCCGCGAGGCCCTCGGCCCGCAGGCGTGCCCGTGCGGACGCCAGACGGACGCGGCCATACTGGCCATCGCGGCACGAGGCCGGGGAGTCGTGCTGAATCTGAGGCAGGCGAGCCCGCCTTCGACCTGCACCGAGCAGGACGCCGACTCCTTCGAGTCCGATGTGGACGCGGCCATTGGGATCCTCTCCGACCTGAACATCCGCTCGTTCCAGCTGATTCCGGAACACCGCGACGGCCGTCCCCGAGCGGGAACGGCCGTCGGATCGGGCGCGGTCAGTAGATGA
- a CDS encoding flavin reductase family protein yields the protein MIDLQPVSSGEHLRGVFGCYPSGVTAVCALIDGVPAGMAASSFTTVSVEPPLVSVCVQNTSTTWPRLRSRARLGLSVLAQSQDAACRSLASKGGDRFADLHWEASSDGALFVHDASAWLDCSLYEEVPAGDHMIALLEIHALCAAPDNPPLVFHGSRFRRLAEV from the coding sequence ATGATCGACCTGCAGCCGGTGAGCAGTGGAGAGCACCTGCGCGGCGTTTTCGGATGCTACCCGTCGGGTGTGACGGCTGTGTGCGCGCTCATCGACGGCGTCCCGGCCGGGATGGCTGCGAGCTCGTTCACCACCGTGTCCGTCGAACCGCCGCTGGTCTCGGTGTGCGTGCAGAACACCTCGACGACCTGGCCGCGGTTGCGCTCGCGCGCACGACTAGGGCTGAGCGTGCTCGCGCAGAGCCAGGACGCGGCCTGCCGAAGCCTGGCGAGCAAGGGCGGAGACCGCTTCGCCGACCTGCACTGGGAGGCAAGCTCCGACGGCGCGCTGTTCGTGCACGACGCCAGTGCCTGGCTGGACTGCTCGCTGTACGAGGAAGTCCCTGCTGGCGACCACATGATCGCGCTCTTGGAGATCCACGCGCTGTGCGCCGCACCTGACAACCCGCCGTTGGTGTTCCACGGCAGCCGCTTCCGCCGCTTGGCGGAGGTCTGA
- a CDS encoding transposase — protein sequence MSPRLARIGIETSQKLGRHRWVVERSIAWLAGYRRLTIRYERRADAFKGFLALAAALTCFKKLKQAK from the coding sequence TTGTCGCCCCGCCTGGCTCGCATCGGCATCGAGACCAGCCAGAAACTGGGCCGCCACCGCTGGGTCGTCGAACGCAGCATCGCCTGGCTGGCCGGTTACCGACGCCTGACCATCCGCTACGAACGCCGCGCCGATGCCTTCAAAGGCTTCCTCGCCCTCGCCGCCGCACTGACCTGCTTCAAGAAGCTCAAACAAGCCAAGTGA
- a CDS encoding transposase, translated as MVDALSQRLVPDELWELVEPLIPQAGERPQGGGRAPADARKVFTAIVYVLTSGCAWRWLPPSFGVKVPTAHRWFLRWTEAGLWARIHRGVLDELGSQGLIDWSRAVVDAAAVRAKRGAL; from the coding sequence GTGGTTGATGCGTTGTCACAGCGGTTGGTTCCCGACGAGCTCTGGGAGCTGGTCGAGCCGCTGATTCCACAGGCTGGAGAGCGCCCGCAGGGTGGTGGGCGGGCACCGGCGGATGCACGCAAGGTGTTCACCGCGATCGTGTATGTGCTCACCAGCGGGTGTGCCTGGCGGTGGTTACCGCCGTCGTTCGGGGTGAAAGTGCCCACCGCGCATCGATGGTTTCTGCGATGGACCGAGGCCGGATTGTGGGCCCGGATCCACCGGGGGGTGCTCGACGAGCTGGGCAGTCAAGGGCTGATCGACTGGTCCCGGGCCGTGGTGGATGCCGCCGCGGTGCGGGCGAAAAGGGGGGCGCTATGA
- a CDS encoding sigma-54-dependent Fis family transcriptional regulator: MINEDREWLEGGGERASIARPEIVESWRRSQMSGVNPDDVTIVPGEATRDCKIARVAIPVLSAMADVLIGANTSLLLSAPDGTMLWRWTENSRLKALLDRRSAVVGTRWNEEFMGTNGLGTALETVKPIMINGEEHFSEALHPFTCAGAPIRHPVTRRVAGVLSVTSLVEHASPLMGPTLLKLVREVEEQLYSDSTLRERELLQHFLAERRGNRNAVIAVNEDVVIANRAGAQLPIDHRALWNQVESGCRDGTDVRLDDSQVTGQVRWRTIGYADSVMGLVIVAESDEPQRTGRRPAAEVDSGTTPVWSELPELLRTNAAGSDRVLVTGEVGVGKRALVREAFDGSVKELDCAAAHEVGAERWLAMARSALLDDDGEQDVVLLSHLEALGTLMCRALGGMLDRIPRDRSGLVVAGTWTPCGDADVEPAVRALLDRFTSEPFEVPPLRKRPADVLRRVVDQGPGMPSLSAEAVEQAKSHPWPGNHRQLEEFRRWLSRQNRPVIGVKDLPPRWSQEAARARLTAIQAAEADAIAAALRECDGNKAAAAAKLGISRSSLYRKMREYRLR; this comes from the coding sequence ATGATCAACGAGGATCGCGAATGGCTGGAGGGCGGAGGCGAGCGCGCGAGCATCGCCCGCCCGGAAATCGTCGAGTCCTGGCGCCGCTCTCAGATGAGCGGGGTCAATCCCGATGACGTCACGATCGTGCCCGGTGAGGCGACCCGGGACTGCAAGATCGCGCGAGTCGCGATTCCGGTGCTCAGCGCGATGGCCGACGTGCTGATCGGCGCGAACACGAGTCTGCTGCTCAGCGCCCCCGACGGCACGATGCTGTGGCGCTGGACGGAGAACAGCAGGCTCAAGGCGCTGCTGGACCGTCGCTCCGCCGTGGTCGGAACCCGGTGGAACGAGGAGTTCATGGGCACCAACGGTCTCGGCACGGCGCTGGAGACCGTCAAACCCATCATGATCAACGGCGAGGAGCACTTCAGCGAGGCCCTGCATCCGTTCACCTGCGCCGGAGCGCCGATCAGGCATCCGGTCACCCGCCGGGTCGCCGGAGTGCTCAGCGTGACCAGCCTCGTCGAGCACGCCAGCCCGCTGATGGGGCCCACCCTGCTCAAACTCGTTCGTGAGGTGGAGGAGCAGCTCTACAGCGACAGCACGCTGCGCGAGCGCGAACTCCTGCAGCACTTCCTCGCCGAACGGCGTGGCAACCGCAACGCGGTCATCGCGGTCAACGAGGACGTGGTGATCGCCAACCGGGCGGGTGCGCAGCTGCCGATCGACCACCGCGCGCTGTGGAACCAGGTGGAGAGCGGTTGCCGGGACGGCACCGATGTGCGGTTGGACGACTCCCAGGTGACCGGGCAGGTGCGGTGGCGCACGATCGGGTACGCCGATTCGGTGATGGGCTTGGTCATCGTCGCCGAGTCCGACGAGCCGCAGCGCACCGGGCGGCGGCCGGCTGCCGAGGTCGACTCCGGCACGACCCCGGTGTGGTCGGAGCTGCCGGAGCTGCTGCGCACCAATGCGGCTGGGAGTGACCGGGTGCTGGTCACAGGCGAAGTCGGTGTGGGCAAGCGGGCTCTCGTGCGTGAAGCTTTCGATGGATCGGTGAAGGAGCTGGACTGCGCGGCCGCGCACGAGGTCGGCGCGGAGCGGTGGCTGGCGATGGCGCGATCGGCGTTGCTCGACGATGACGGCGAGCAGGACGTGGTGCTGCTGTCGCACCTGGAGGCTCTGGGCACTTTGATGTGCCGTGCCCTCGGCGGCATGCTGGACCGGATTCCGCGCGACCGCAGCGGGCTCGTGGTGGCCGGGACGTGGACGCCGTGCGGGGATGCGGATGTGGAACCGGCCGTCCGGGCGCTGCTGGACCGGTTCACCTCCGAGCCGTTCGAGGTGCCGCCGCTGCGCAAGCGGCCGGCCGACGTGCTGCGCAGGGTCGTCGACCAGGGCCCGGGGATGCCGAGCCTGTCGGCCGAGGCGGTCGAACAGGCCAAGAGTCACCCCTGGCCTGGCAACCACCGCCAACTCGAGGAGTTCCGGAGGTGGCTGAGTCGGCAGAACCGGCCGGTGATTGGGGTGAAGGACCTGCCGCCCCGCTGGTCGCAAGAAGCCGCCCGCGCGCGGTTGACGGCCATCCAGGCCGCGGAGGCCGACGCCATCGCCGCGGCACTGCGCGAATGCGATGGCAACAAGGCGGCGGCCGCGGCGAAGCTGGGCATTTCCCGTTCCTCGTTGTACCGGAAGATGCGCGAATACCGCCTGCGCTGA
- a CDS encoding LLM class flavin-dependent oxidoreductase yields MTSKGADMTLKFGTFMAPFHCPVGQDPTAAYERDLDVIKHMDKLGFDEAWIGEHHSCGHELIPDPFMFITYAAPQTRHIKLGTGVVSLPYHNPLWVADRALFADRLLRGRFMLGLGPGALPTDATMIGIGPEEQRTALEEDVDVLMALLRGETVNAKTNRYNLVDARTQYEPYSDFDVAVAAIASPTGPRTAAKNGIDLLSVGATAKGGFDALALHWDVMEERAPQFGHTPSRAGWRLCGPMHLAETREQAIEDVRYGLDAWCDYTQHVLAAPHFRAAGTTFEERVEWVNESGLGVIGTVDDAIAQIERLVKQSGGFGSYLLIHHEWARHEATMKSYELFANHVKPRFQRATGRLEAARDYGISRWDELDKRSGAAIQEATDRHAKERVAAS; encoded by the coding sequence ATGACCAGCAAGGGAGCTGACATGACGCTGAAGTTCGGAACGTTCATGGCCCCGTTCCACTGCCCGGTCGGGCAGGACCCGACCGCGGCGTACGAGCGGGACCTCGACGTCATCAAGCACATGGACAAGCTGGGATTCGACGAGGCCTGGATCGGCGAACACCACTCGTGCGGGCACGAACTGATCCCGGACCCGTTCATGTTCATCACCTACGCCGCGCCGCAGACCCGCCACATCAAGCTCGGTACCGGCGTCGTGTCGCTGCCCTACCACAATCCGCTGTGGGTGGCCGACCGCGCGCTGTTCGCCGACCGGCTGCTGCGCGGCCGATTCATGCTGGGCCTCGGGCCGGGTGCGCTGCCCACCGACGCGACGATGATCGGTATCGGGCCGGAGGAGCAGCGCACCGCGCTCGAGGAGGACGTGGACGTCCTGATGGCGCTGCTGCGCGGCGAGACCGTCAACGCCAAGACCAACCGCTACAACCTGGTCGACGCGCGCACCCAGTACGAGCCCTACAGCGACTTCGACGTCGCCGTCGCCGCGATCGCTTCGCCCACGGGGCCGCGGACCGCCGCGAAGAACGGCATCGACCTGCTGTCGGTGGGCGCCACCGCCAAGGGAGGTTTCGACGCTCTCGCGCTGCACTGGGACGTCATGGAGGAGCGGGCGCCGCAGTTCGGTCACACCCCCAGCCGCGCCGGCTGGCGGCTGTGCGGTCCGATGCACCTCGCCGAGACGCGCGAGCAGGCCATCGAGGACGTGCGCTACGGCCTGGACGCGTGGTGCGACTACACCCAGCACGTGCTCGCCGCACCGCACTTCCGCGCCGCGGGCACCACGTTCGAGGAGCGCGTGGAGTGGGTGAACGAGAGCGGTCTGGGCGTCATTGGCACCGTTGACGACGCGATCGCGCAGATCGAACGCCTGGTCAAACAGTCCGGTGGGTTCGGGTCTTACCTGCTCATCCACCACGAATGGGCGCGACACGAGGCAACGATGAAGAGCTACGAACTGTTCGCCAACCACGTCAAACCGCGGTTCCAGCGCGCCACCGGGCGGCTGGAAGCGGCGCGCGACTACGGCATCTCGCGCTGGGACGAGCTGGACAAGCGCTCCGGTGCGGCCATCCAGGAGGCCACCGACCGGCACGCCAAGGAGAGGGTCGCCGCGAGCTGA
- a CDS encoding NAD-dependent succinate-semialdehyde dehydrogenase, with protein MSRTAHTLRNLKPQRGHEKREPVTRTGTTPGAEYPPPKLLIDGSWVSGEADDENYPDVVDPATGGRIGRAPGASDRQVEAAITAAQRTFGEWSRQPARERAEVLLGAADSLERTIEADARTMTLEHGKTLAESRAEMTSIIELFRWYAEQAERPTARMEPGSVSGGDVAVERVAIGPVAILTPWNFPASLAARKLAAAFAVGCTAVVKPPPETPASFLAVARALAEAGMPDGVLNVVNGDPVRLSRELVEHPSIRTVSFTGSTPVGREIARLAAGALTRVTLELGGHAPVIVTEDVDVAAAAQVLATTKYRNSGQVCISPTRFLVQRSVYEEFVDHFARLSTELPVGPGLDTGSRMGPLAVERRRTGLLDIVERSVAAGATLRTGGSAQSGPGWFVEPTVLTGAPTEAAVMNEEPFGPVAVINPYDTDENAIAEANRLPVGLAAYVFTRSEDRARRLVSAVEAGTIGVNTGTIVHRDTPLSGIKDSGYGSDGGLEGMHEFQHVKAVSRVSQK; from the coding sequence GTGTCTCGCACCGCGCATACCCTCCGGAACCTCAAACCCCAACGAGGGCACGAAAAGAGGGAGCCAGTGACACGCACCGGAACGACGCCAGGCGCGGAGTACCCACCGCCGAAGCTGCTCATCGACGGGTCGTGGGTTTCAGGGGAGGCCGACGACGAGAACTATCCGGACGTGGTCGACCCCGCCACCGGAGGCCGCATCGGCAGAGCGCCCGGAGCCAGCGACCGACAAGTCGAAGCCGCCATCACGGCTGCGCAGCGCACCTTCGGCGAGTGGTCCCGACAACCCGCGCGAGAGCGGGCGGAGGTGCTGCTGGGCGCAGCGGATTCGTTGGAGCGCACGATCGAGGCCGATGCGCGGACGATGACGCTCGAACACGGCAAGACCCTCGCCGAATCGCGCGCCGAGATGACCTCGATCATCGAGCTGTTCCGCTGGTACGCCGAACAGGCCGAGCGGCCCACCGCCCGGATGGAGCCGGGCTCGGTCAGCGGTGGCGACGTGGCGGTGGAGCGCGTGGCCATCGGACCGGTGGCGATCCTGACCCCGTGGAACTTCCCCGCGTCGCTGGCGGCGCGCAAGCTCGCCGCGGCGTTCGCGGTTGGGTGCACCGCCGTGGTCAAGCCACCACCCGAGACCCCGGCGTCCTTCCTGGCCGTCGCGCGAGCGCTGGCCGAGGCCGGCATGCCCGACGGGGTCCTCAACGTCGTCAACGGCGATCCGGTGCGCCTCTCCCGCGAGCTCGTCGAGCACCCGTCGATCCGGACGGTGAGCTTCACCGGATCCACGCCGGTCGGTCGCGAGATCGCGCGGTTGGCCGCCGGGGCGCTCACCCGCGTCACGCTGGAACTCGGCGGGCACGCGCCGGTGATCGTCACCGAGGACGTCGACGTCGCCGCCGCAGCGCAGGTGCTGGCGACCACGAAGTACCGCAACTCCGGGCAAGTGTGCATCTCACCGACGCGATTCCTGGTGCAGCGGAGCGTCTACGAGGAGTTCGTCGACCACTTCGCGCGCCTGTCCACCGAACTGCCGGTCGGGCCGGGACTGGACACGGGCAGCCGCATGGGACCGCTCGCCGTGGAGCGACGGCGAACGGGGCTCCTGGACATCGTCGAACGGTCGGTAGCCGCAGGCGCGACGCTGCGCACCGGTGGCAGCGCACAGTCGGGTCCGGGTTGGTTCGTGGAGCCGACCGTGCTGACGGGTGCGCCGACGGAGGCCGCGGTGATGAATGAGGAACCTTTCGGTCCGGTTGCGGTCATCAACCCCTACGACACCGACGAGAACGCCATCGCCGAGGCCAACCGGCTCCCGGTGGGGCTCGCCGCGTACGTCTTCACCCGATCTGAAGACAGGGCGCGGCGGCTGGTGTCGGCGGTCGAGGCGGGAACCATCGGCGTCAACACCGGCACGATCGTGCACCGCGACACCCCGCTGAGCGGCATCAAGGACAGCGGCTACGGCAGCGACGGCGGCCTCGAGGGGATGCACGAGTTCCAGCACGTCAAGGCCGTCAGCAGAGTGTCCCAGAAATGA
- a CDS encoding acetoin reductase, with the protein MSDIQGSTDLVTGAAQGIGRAIALRLASDGADVALVDLNEDKLGVVADEVAALGRKAISIGADVSDRDQVHAAVERADRDLGTLRTVVNNAGIVQVKPISEATPADLDAIVGVNVAGVVWGIQAAAKTFVEHGTKGAIINASSIAGHDGFALLSLYSATKFAVRALTQAAAKELAPHHITVNAYCPGVVDTDMWITVDREMAKHTGAEPGATYAQYVDGIALGRAETPQDVAGFVSYLAGPDARYMTGQAPLIDGGLVYR; encoded by the coding sequence ATGAGCGATATCCAAGGGTCGACGGACTTGGTCACTGGTGCGGCGCAGGGAATCGGCAGGGCGATCGCGCTTCGACTCGCCTCGGACGGCGCGGACGTGGCGTTGGTGGACCTCAACGAGGACAAGCTCGGCGTAGTGGCCGATGAAGTCGCCGCGCTGGGGCGCAAGGCGATCTCGATCGGTGCCGATGTCAGCGACCGCGACCAGGTGCACGCCGCCGTCGAGCGGGCTGATCGCGACCTCGGGACGCTGCGCACCGTGGTCAACAACGCCGGGATCGTGCAGGTCAAACCGATCTCCGAAGCCACGCCAGCGGACTTGGATGCGATCGTCGGCGTCAACGTCGCCGGCGTGGTGTGGGGTATCCAGGCGGCGGCCAAGACGTTCGTGGAACACGGCACGAAGGGCGCGATCATCAACGCCTCGTCGATCGCCGGGCACGACGGGTTCGCCCTGTTGAGCTTGTACTCGGCGACGAAGTTCGCGGTCCGCGCGCTCACCCAGGCGGCGGCCAAGGAACTCGCACCTCACCACATCACCGTCAACGCTTACTGCCCGGGCGTGGTCGACACCGACATGTGGATCACGGTCGACCGGGAGATGGCCAAGCACACCGGAGCCGAGCCCGGCGCTACCTACGCGCAGTACGTCGACGGGATCGCTCTGGGACGCGCCGAGACCCCGCAGGACGTGGCCGGGTTCGTCTCCTACCTCGCCGGTCCCGATGCTCGGTACATGACCGGGCAGGCACCGCTGATCGACGGCGGGCTGGTGTACCGGTGA
- a CDS encoding VOC family protein: MTAGAGRVRNVLHPVADVAAATAFYADTLGFGAKFTDGTRYAALDAGDVTLALAGPGEDITDGVAAASVKVADVEATVAVFTRAGGTLVRPPEPGPHETRAVLRDPWGNTLIAYAPR, encoded by the coding sequence GTGACCGCCGGAGCGGGTCGGGTGCGCAACGTGCTGCATCCGGTCGCCGACGTCGCAGCCGCGACCGCCTTCTACGCCGACACTCTGGGTTTCGGTGCGAAGTTCACCGACGGCACGCGGTACGCGGCGCTCGACGCGGGCGACGTGACGCTGGCCCTGGCCGGCCCGGGTGAGGACATCACCGATGGGGTGGCCGCTGCCTCGGTCAAGGTCGCCGACGTCGAGGCCACCGTCGCCGTCTTCACCCGCGCGGGCGGGACGCTGGTGCGGCCGCCGGAACCAGGACCGCACGAAACCCGAGCGGTGCTGCGCGATCCGTGGGGCAACACCCTCATCGCCTACGCGCCGCGCTGA
- a CDS encoding 2,3-butanediol dehydrogenase, protein MRAAVYYGNQDLRLEDVPEPEPGPGQVKIRVSRNGICGTDLHEYYDGPIFIPTEPHPLTERKAPMVLGHEFAGVVTAVGSGVTDVAEGDQVAVEPIYRCGQCRPCTTGRYNLCQSIGFHGLMADGGMAEHTVVPSFQVHKLPDGVPLELGALVEPMAVAHHAAVLGNVGDQDRALIYGAGPIGIGLWFALRSMGLTEIDVVEPSETRRKSIEALGARTLDPTSQDVPGLIAERTKGDGVDAAFDAAGVEPAVESALNCVGERRPLVSVAIYDRPLSTPLINLVLRERRIQGTICYTSEDYRAVLDLMARDHYDFTGWVDTVPLSQVIDQGFEELRAGRRMKLLVDPTA, encoded by the coding sequence ATGCGCGCCGCTGTCTACTACGGCAACCAGGACCTGCGTCTTGAGGACGTTCCCGAGCCCGAACCAGGCCCGGGGCAGGTCAAGATCCGGGTCAGCCGCAACGGAATCTGTGGCACAGACCTGCACGAGTACTACGACGGACCCATCTTTATCCCCACTGAACCGCACCCGCTCACCGAGCGGAAGGCACCGATGGTGCTCGGCCATGAGTTTGCCGGTGTGGTCACCGCCGTGGGCAGCGGAGTCACCGATGTCGCCGAGGGTGACCAGGTCGCGGTCGAGCCAATCTACCGCTGCGGCCAGTGTCGACCTTGTACCACCGGGCGCTACAACCTGTGCCAGTCCATCGGTTTCCACGGGCTGATGGCCGATGGCGGGATGGCCGAGCACACCGTCGTGCCCAGCTTCCAGGTGCACAAGTTGCCCGACGGCGTCCCGCTGGAGCTGGGCGCACTGGTGGAACCGATGGCGGTCGCCCACCATGCAGCGGTGTTGGGAAACGTCGGCGACCAAGATCGGGCACTGATCTACGGAGCCGGCCCGATCGGCATCGGACTGTGGTTCGCGCTGCGCTCGATGGGACTGACCGAGATCGACGTCGTTGAGCCCTCGGAGACGCGCCGCAAGTCGATCGAGGCCCTCGGCGCCCGCACCCTGGACCCCACCAGCCAAGACGTCCCCGGCCTGATCGCCGAGCGCACCAAGGGCGACGGCGTCGACGCAGCCTTCGACGCCGCCGGTGTGGAACCCGCCGTCGAATCGGCTCTCAACTGCGTCGGCGAACGGCGGCCGCTGGTCAGCGTTGCGATCTACGACCGTCCGCTGTCCACTCCGCTGATCAACCTGGTGCTCCGCGAACGACGCATCCAGGGCACCATCTGCTACACCAGCGAGGACTACCGAGCGGTACTGGACCTCATGGCCCGCGACCATTACGACTTCACCGGCTGGGTCGACACCGTCCCCCTCAGCCAGGTCATCGACCAGGGCTTCGAGGAGCTGCGCGCCGGACGAAGGATGAAACTGCTGGTCGATCCCACCGCCTGA
- a CDS encoding alcohol dehydrogenase catalytic domain-containing protein: MKAVVKTTPANGYNYATDHPEPPVGFGQVRIAVAAASLCGTDKELVAYSAAARAFGLAFPVVLGHEVAGTVVETGPGVDTLRCGDRVALESHIACRRCYHCRVGEGHNCLNIKLLGLHVDGGFAERLVVSEHACFPLPENVSTETGALFESAGVAVHAVQRSQVNLAGRSVLIAGGGPIGLALVQLSQLSGARRTVVVEPNAFRRNVAESLGAVAFEPDESVADWCQGESEDRGGFDVGFDCTGAPGALEVVLRALRRERPPRSASGCRSSRSRWTSLST; the protein is encoded by the coding sequence GTGAAAGCCGTCGTGAAAACCACACCCGCGAACGGATATAACTACGCCACCGATCATCCGGAGCCGCCGGTCGGCTTCGGGCAAGTGCGCATCGCGGTCGCCGCGGCATCGTTGTGTGGTACCGACAAGGAACTCGTCGCGTACAGCGCTGCGGCGAGGGCGTTCGGCCTTGCATTCCCTGTGGTCCTCGGGCACGAGGTGGCTGGAACGGTCGTCGAGACCGGACCGGGCGTGGACACTCTGAGGTGCGGCGACCGAGTCGCGCTCGAATCGCACATCGCTTGTCGGCGGTGCTATCACTGCCGCGTCGGCGAGGGACACAACTGCCTGAACATAAAGCTGTTGGGTTTGCATGTCGACGGTGGATTCGCTGAGCGGCTCGTCGTGTCCGAGCATGCCTGCTTTCCCCTGCCGGAGAACGTTTCGACTGAGACGGGAGCTCTGTTCGAATCGGCTGGGGTCGCCGTGCACGCGGTTCAGCGCAGCCAGGTCAATCTCGCCGGACGGTCGGTGCTGATCGCAGGAGGCGGACCGATCGGGCTCGCTCTAGTTCAGCTTTCGCAGTTGTCCGGCGCCCGGCGAACCGTCGTGGTCGAGCCGAACGCGTTCCGCCGGAATGTCGCCGAATCGCTCGGGGCAGTGGCGTTCGAACCTGATGAGAGCGTGGCGGACTGGTGCCAGGGTGAATCGGAAGATCGCGGCGGTTTTGACGTGGGGTTCGATTGCACCGGGGCTCCGGGCGCGCTCGAGGTCGTCTTGAGGGCGTTGCGCCGCGAGAGGCCACCGCGGTCTGCGTCGGGGTGCCGAAGCAGCCGTTCACGCTGGACGTCACTCAGTACGTGA
- a CDS encoding SDR family oxidoreductase codes for MLVTGGASGIGRAIAEEGLARGWDVVVIDREAAPVGTGVKADLADADSTRAALEEALAAGPITRLVNNVGAVFPGALQEQSLAEVDAAYQLNLRCAVQCAQALLPGMTQAGFGRIVNMASRAALGKELRTAYAASKAGLIGLTRVWALELGPLGITVNAIGPGPIATELFAKANDEERTRQIVEAVPVRRMGTPDDIAHSAGYFLDERAGFVTGQTVYVCGGLTVGVAQV; via the coding sequence ATGCTCGTGACCGGCGGTGCCTCCGGGATCGGGCGCGCCATTGCAGAGGAAGGCCTCGCGCGCGGCTGGGACGTGGTGGTGATCGACCGCGAAGCAGCTCCGGTGGGAACCGGGGTGAAGGCCGATCTCGCGGATGCGGACTCGACCAGGGCCGCACTCGAAGAAGCGCTTGCTGCCGGGCCGATCACCAGGCTGGTCAACAACGTGGGAGCAGTGTTCCCCGGGGCTCTGCAGGAGCAGTCGTTGGCCGAGGTCGACGCCGCATACCAGTTGAACCTGCGGTGCGCGGTTCAGTGCGCGCAGGCGCTGCTCCCGGGCATGACGCAGGCCGGTTTCGGCAGGATCGTCAACATGGCCTCGCGAGCCGCTCTCGGCAAGGAGCTGCGCACCGCATATGCCGCGTCGAAGGCGGGGCTGATCGGGCTGACCCGGGTGTGGGCGCTCGAGCTCGGCCCGCTCGGCATCACCGTCAACGCCATCGGTCCTGGACCGATCGCTACTGAACTGTTCGCCAAGGCCAATGACGAAGAGCGGACCAGGCAGATCGTGGAAGCCGTACCGGTGCGAAGGATGGGTACGCCGGACGACATCGCCCACTCAGCCGGATACTTCCTCGACGAGCGGGCAGGCTTCGTCACCGGGCAGACCGTCTACGTCTGCGGCGGACTGACCGTAGGAGTTGCGCAGGTCTGA